Within the Scyliorhinus canicula chromosome 18, sScyCan1.1, whole genome shotgun sequence genome, the region gcatggattagagcagactgattagttagattgagttactatcgttagattagcaagagagtcaaactcaagtaggagaatagttaactgttcaataaatgtgttaaagctatctccaagtctgaaccttcctttgtaaaAGTGTACATCAAGGAGGCAGCTTATACTAcgtcaagaagcataacacaacaggtgtTACAGCTCCATCAGTGTGCTGGCAGCCatttccagaggctcatcatctgactgggactgagAGGCTGGCTGTTCCGCAACAGCCCCTCCGAGTGCTGGATACCTGGACTGTCCTTCCCTCCAACTGCTGTGACAGGCAGTGCCAgtggacagtgccagggaggcacaGTGGTGTCCCCATCCGTCCTGTATGTACCTGTGTtcctcgaacccaggtcctcagcgccggaggcatcaacgctaaccactgtgccaccatgctgcctggcaTGAAAGCTTTTTGGGGGCTCCCATTGGGTTCTTCATTTCCGATGTCtttaatgtggtgaattataaacctagtaattcacactgtgttctattatatgtattgtgtccttgtgggctctgtatacgagccgttgcgcggctctgcccagagggggaagatgaggagtttgtactgggctccacccgtggctcctcccactaaccagaagtataaagctctgcaatcgtgagcctgctgccagttcatctcgtcgcaggcaggctctgttataagattattaaaaccactgttcagttccactcacgtgtcttgtgaattgatggtcacatcacccagCCACTGCGAACAGGAGCACTGAACCCCAGCCCCTGTCCCTCAAGCATGAATCTTGAGCTGAAGGTTATCAGTTCAATGATGTAGCCAATACACTCCCATTCCCCAGCGCATGAGGATATCTGTTGTCAGGATCCCCTTCCTCTAccccttcttgtacctcctccaaccccacaactcTCCAATCCCGACTTCTTGCCCACCCCTAATATTAATCATCACACAACCGAGCTATGCCTCCTGTTGACTAGGCCCCAAActctgggagccccccccccaaaaaacttcTCCTTCTCCCAGCATCTTGCTTGCACCTGAAgacaaaaaaattatttaaattctGGTTGAGCCAGTTTCTGATAAGATTGAGTTCCATTTTCTTCCCCTTTATCAACTGTCTATTTTTAACAGATGCAACGTAATGTAACCAGATGGTGTGGGGCCAATTTAAAAACCCCAAACAGGATGAGGGTAGGGAGCAGGGTTAAGGTGATAATAGCcaattccccattccccccccccccccccccccccccccgctcccctcagCCCATCCCCCATCACTTTGCCATacatgctcctgacttgtgcttcttACATAATTGAAAGttagagggtggcatgtggcacagtggttagcactgggactgcagtgctgaggactcaagtttgaatcctggctctgggtcactgtccgtgtggagtttgcacatttcccccgtgggtttcgcccccccaacccaaagatgtgcaggttaggtggattggccacactaaattggaaaaaaataattgggtactctaaattaagaaaaaaCAATTGGAAGTCAAAATGACCAAAATGGCTGAACTCTGGGCAGGAACCCTGTCAGGAAGAAGTTGCTGTTGTGTCAAACCCAAAGCAATCCCACCACATTgccgccacccccttcccccccccccccccttcccccccccccccaaccgaccgATAAACCCACTCCGCTCCCAGAAACCCCCTCCCAGCTTGCCAATATCAGAGTGTGAAACGGAGGGTGAAGAAATAatcaaaagcaaaaaaaaaattcagcaaTGATTAGTCTTTTGAAACTTTTTCATTtaaaagttaatttttttttatttaaatgtaATGGTACACATTCAGAGCTGGATATTGCCAGCCCTTTTACTTCTGCTGTTTAACATGCGCTATCAACAAATCATTGCACTGAACGCAGATAGAGGCAACCAAGACGACAAACTCTTGAAAATTCACCTCCCCATCTCGATCACTGTCCAATTTTTTCACGATGCTGTTGACAGCCTCTGCATCGGTGGCTCCCTGAGGGAACAGAACAATTAATAAAATATGTCACGTTCAAATCTTAAATATTCACTAATGGAGCGAGCAGCATGGGGGCGAAATGCAGTCCCCCCACAAGGTGCATCCAACATGGGATATAACAATAAAAAGCATAAacacactgcagatgctggaaatctgaaatacagaTAAAAAGATGCTGGAAtagtcagcaggtcaggcagcatggaTGGACCGAGAGTCAAAGAGACAGAGTCGACGCTTGGGAGTTGAATATGGCGCCGCACTGCTGGGGCgcgttaactcttgtttctctctctccagacactacccaacattttctgtttttccaatTACAAGATAGAATAAAACTTGTAGAAATAGAAGCACCTGTTCCTCCTAATAACCCTCACTTCATGGAAAACAGGAATGGATCTATTTGGTCATCATAATACCTGAACCAAACCAGCCATTTTTCAAGTCATGGCTTGTCAGAACCTCAATGAACTCCAAGCACCACATACCTTCATAAAGCAGCCTAGTTCCTTCGTCAACAGATCTTTCATTTCCTTGGTGCTCAGTGTGAATATTTTCTCGTCTGCATCTTTGCTGGCATACTTGTGGAAAACCATCATCATCGTCTGCATACACATTTCCAAATCAGAAAGTTTTGAGCTCATGGTGAGGCCGGAAGATCAATCTATAAACTGAAGAGGCGCAGTGAGCAAAGAGTTAAACTGGAACGACCATTTGAATGACTCACGGCAGTTCTGGACACTTAACAGCGTCATCCCAGCAATCGCTGGAAAGTGGCAGGTTTTATTTTTAACTTCACGTTGAAGGCGAGCCGGACACAGCACATAGTGGCCAGAGCACAGGtcaaacatcccccacccccacccctccataccATTGACATGAGGCATTCCAGTTCACACTGCAGGTAGGAGCTTGTGGGACACAGCGAGTGgataattttcatagaatttacagtgcagaaggaggccattcggcccatcgagtctgcaccgtctcttggaaagagcaccctacccaaggtccacagctccaccctatccccataacccagtaaccccacccaacacgaagggcaattttggacactaagggcaat harbors:
- the LOC119953454 gene encoding protein S100-A1-like: MSSKLSDLEMCMQTMMMVFHKYASKDADEKIFTLSTKEMKDLLTKELGCFMKGATDAEAVNSIVKKLDSDRDGEVNFQEFVVLVASICVQCNDLLIAHVKQQK